The following are encoded in a window of Candidatus Fluviicola riflensis genomic DNA:
- a CDS encoding 30S ribosomal protein S3: MGQKTNPIGNRLGFIHGWESNWYGGDDYRDKIVEDDKIRKYLHARLSRASIAKIIIERTLKLVTVTINTARPGVIIGKGGQEVDKLKEELKKLTKKEIQINIFEVKRPELDARLVADGIARQLEARISFRRAIKMSIGSTMRMGAEGIKVKISGRLNGAEMARSEMYKDGRTPLHTFRADIDYAVGEALTTYGLIGIKVWICKGEVYGRRDLSPNVGMAAQGAKGGAPSGDRDRGNRRPGGKDNRGGANRGGGDNRKKK; encoded by the coding sequence ATGGGACAAAAAACGAATCCAATAGGTAATAGACTAGGTTTCATCCACGGATGGGAATCTAACTGGTACGGTGGAGATGACTACCGCGATAAAATCGTTGAAGACGATAAAATCCGTAAGTATCTGCACGCCCGTTTATCCAGAGCAAGCATTGCGAAAATCATCATCGAGCGTACCCTCAAGCTCGTAACGGTAACCATCAACACGGCTCGTCCGGGTGTGATTATCGGAAAAGGTGGTCAGGAAGTCGACAAATTGAAAGAGGAGTTGAAAAAATTGACGAAAAAAGAAATCCAAATCAACATCTTCGAGGTGAAACGTCCTGAATTGGATGCTCGTTTGGTGGCGGATGGAATCGCTCGTCAGTTGGAAGCTCGTATTTCTTTCCGTCGTGCAATTAAGATGTCTATCGGTTCTACCATGCGAATGGGTGCCGAAGGGATCAAAGTGAAAATTTCAGGTCGTTTGAACGGTGCAGAAATGGCCCGTTCAGAAATGTACAAAGATGGACGTACTCCGTTACATACGTTCAGAGCAGACATCGATTACGCAGTAGGCGAGGCATTGACTACTTACGGTTTGATCGGTATCAAAGTATGGATCTGTAAAGGTGAAGTTTACGGTCGTCGTGATCTTTCTCCAAATGTCGGAATGGCTGCTCAAGGCGCTAAAGGTGGTGCTCCATCTGGTGACCGTGATCGCGGAAATCGTCGTCCTGGTGGAAAAGACAATCGTGGTGGTGCAAACCGCGGCGGTGGTGACAACCGTAAAAAGAAGTAA
- a CDS encoding 50S ribosomal protein L3: protein MPGIIGRKIGMTSVYSAEGKATPCTVIEAGPCVVTQVKTQEKDGYEAIQLGFGERKEKNTPNALKGHFKKANTTPKSRLVEFKGFESALSLGDIVNVELFEEGEYVGVVGTSKGKGFQGVVKRHGFGGVGQATHGQHNRLRAPGSIGACSYPARVFKGMRMAGQMGNKRVKMENLQVLKVMTDRNLLIVKGSIPGPKGATVTIEK from the coding sequence ATGCCTGGAATTATTGGTAGAAAAATCGGAATGACTAGCGTCTACAGTGCCGAGGGTAAGGCAACACCATGCACGGTAATAGAAGCTGGTCCTTGTGTAGTGACTCAGGTTAAAACACAAGAGAAAGACGGGTACGAGGCAATTCAGTTAGGATTCGGTGAGCGTAAAGAAAAAAACACGCCGAATGCATTGAAAGGCCACTTCAAAAAAGCGAACACAACACCGAAATCACGTTTGGTGGAGTTCAAAGGTTTTGAAAGCGCACTTAGTCTCGGAGATATTGTTAACGTAGAGTTGTTCGAAGAGGGCGAATACGTTGGTGTAGTAGGAACTTCCAAAGGAAAAGGTTTCCAGGGGGTTGTGAAACGTCACGGATTCGGCGGGGTTGGACAAGCTACACACGGTCAACACAACCGTCTGCGTGCACCGGGTTCAATCGGAGCATGTTCTTATCCTGCACGTGTATTCAAAGGAATGCGCATGGCCGGTCAGATGGGGAACAAACGTGTGAAGATGGAAAACCTACAGGTTTTGAAAGTAATGACTGACAGAAACCTGCTTATCGTAAAAGGATCAATCCCTGGTCCTAAAGGTGCAACCGTAACAATTGAGAAATAA
- a CDS encoding 50S ribosomal protein L2 — protein MGLRKFQPTTPGQRHKINSTYSEVTTNVPEKSLVTGSIGKSGGRNNDGRMTMRYMGGGHKQKYRIIDFKRDKQDIPAVVKQIEYDPNRTARIALLYYVDGEKRYIIAPEGLKVGDKVVAGKTATPNVGNALFLSDVPLGTVIHNIELHPGKGGAIARGAGTYAQLNARDGRYAIIKMPSGETRMILVTCMATIGAVSNGEHSLVVSGKAGRSRWLGRRPRVRGVVMNPVDHPMGGGEGRNAGGLPRSRNGMPAKGYKTRSKKKYSDKFIIERRKK, from the coding sequence ATGGGTCTTAGAAAATTTCAGCCTACAACTCCAGGGCAAAGACACAAGATCAACAGTACTTACTCGGAAGTCACTACGAACGTTCCTGAAAAGAGCCTCGTAACTGGTAGTATTGGTAAGTCTGGTGGTCGGAACAACGATGGTCGTATGACCATGCGTTACATGGGTGGTGGTCACAAGCAGAAGTACCGTATCATCGATTTCAAACGCGACAAGCAAGACATTCCTGCTGTTGTGAAACAAATCGAATACGATCCGAACCGTACTGCTCGTATCGCATTGCTTTATTATGTGGATGGTGAGAAACGATACATTATCGCACCTGAAGGATTAAAAGTAGGTGATAAAGTAGTAGCGGGAAAAACTGCGACACCAAACGTAGGTAACGCACTATTTTTATCCGACGTTCCGTTAGGAACGGTTATCCACAACATTGAGCTGCACCCTGGAAAAGGTGGTGCGATCGCTCGTGGTGCTGGAACGTATGCGCAATTGAACGCTCGTGATGGTCGCTATGCAATCATCAAAATGCCTTCTGGTGAAACACGTATGATCCTGGTAACTTGTATGGCTACTATCGGTGCTGTCTCTAACGGAGAGCATTCACTAGTCGTTTCAGGGAAAGCAGGTCGCTCTCGCTGGTTAGGTCGTCGTCCTCGCGTTCGTGGTGTGGTAATGAATCCAGTCGATCACCCGATGGGTGGTGGTGAAGGTAGAAATGCCGGAGGTCTTCCACGTTCACGTAACGGTATGCCTGCTAAAGGGTATAAGACACGTTCTAAGAAGAAGTATTCAGATAAGTTCATCATCGAAAGAAGAAAGAAATAA
- a CDS encoding 30S ribosomal protein S19 — MSRSLKKPPFVHYKLSKRVDDAQANGSKSVIKTWSRASCITPDFVGLTFAVHNGNKFIPVFVTENMVGHKLGEFSPTRNFRGHGGNKKDKKR, encoded by the coding sequence ATGAGTCGTTCGTTGAAAAAACCGCCGTTCGTTCACTACAAGTTGTCAAAACGTGTGGATGACGCGCAAGCAAATGGAAGCAAATCAGTTATTAAAACCTGGTCACGCGCTTCATGTATCACTCCTGACTTCGTCGGGTTGACATTTGCCGTACATAACGGGAATAAGTTTATTCCTGTATTCGTTACAGAGAACATGGTAGGTCACAAATTGGGAGAATTCTCTCCAACGCGTAACTTCCGTGGTCATGGTGGTAACAAAAAGGATAAAAAAAGATAG
- a CDS encoding 50S ribosomal protein L29 translates to MKQQEISKLSVEDLKTRLVNSSETLTKMKIGHAVTPLENPIQIRDVRRTIARLNTELKKRETQSA, encoded by the coding sequence ATGAAACAACAAGAAATTAGTAAACTTTCAGTTGAAGACTTGAAAACACGTTTGGTGAACTCATCAGAAACGTTGACAAAAATGAAGATCGGACACGCAGTGACTCCACTCGAAAATCCAATCCAAATTCGTGACGTTCGCCGTACAATCGCTCGTTTGAATACTGAATTGAAAAAACGTGAGACCCAGTCAGCCTAA
- a CDS encoding 50S ribosomal protein L4: MEVKVIDSKGKATSKKVSLSDEIFGIEPNDHAIYLDVKQHLANRRQGTHKSKERAEIAGSTRKIKKQKGTGGARAGSIKSGTRIGGGRIFGPRPRDYHFKLNIKLKRLARKSAFAYKAKMDSIMILEDIALATPKTAEFKSLLTNLNLANEKVLMIVGAGNDNVYLSSRNLQRVKVVPADSVNTYDVLNAKKVVMTESSISVIEKILN, from the coding sequence ATGGAAGTAAAAGTAATTGACAGCAAAGGAAAGGCTACTTCCAAAAAAGTATCCTTGTCGGATGAGATCTTCGGTATCGAACCGAATGATCACGCGATTTACTTAGACGTTAAGCAGCACCTGGCAAATCGTCGTCAGGGAACGCACAAGTCTAAAGAAAGAGCTGAGATCGCAGGATCTACCAGAAAAATTAAGAAGCAAAAAGGTACCGGTGGTGCCCGTGCAGGTAGTATTAAATCCGGTACTCGTATCGGTGGAGGTCGTATCTTCGGACCACGTCCGCGTGACTACCACTTCAAATTGAATATTAAATTGAAACGTTTAGCGCGTAAGTCAGCATTTGCTTACAAAGCGAAAATGGACTCAATCATGATCTTGGAAGATATTGCTTTGGCAACACCGAAAACAGCAGAATTCAAATCGTTATTGACCAACCTGAACTTGGCAAACGAAAAAGTGTTGATGATCGTAGGAGCAGGAAACGACAACGTTTACTTGTCTTCCCGCAACTTGCAACGCGTGAAAGTAGTACCTGCTGATTCCGTTAATACATACGATGTATTGAATGCGAAAAAAGTAGTGATGACCGAAAGTTCAATTTCAGTAATCGAAAAGATTCTAAACTAA
- a CDS encoding 50S ribosomal protein L16, producing MLSPKRTKFRRVQKGRNRGEAQRGATIAFGSFGLKTLEPGWITSRQIEASRIAVTRYMKREGKVWIRIFPDKPVTAKPAEVRMGKGKGAPSHWVAVVRPGRIMFEADGVPYEIAKEALRLAAQKLPVKCKFVVRNDYVIPGK from the coding sequence ATGTTATCTCCAAAGAGAACCAAATTTAGAAGAGTACAAAAGGGTCGTAACCGTGGTGAAGCTCAACGTGGCGCAACCATCGCGTTCGGTTCATTTGGACTAAAAACGTTGGAGCCAGGATGGATTACATCACGCCAGATCGAAGCTTCTCGTATCGCGGTAACGCGTTACATGAAACGTGAGGGTAAGGTGTGGATCCGTATTTTCCCGGACAAACCTGTAACAGCTAAACCGGCTGAGGTACGTATGGGTAAAGGTAAAGGTGCTCCAAGCCACTGGGTGGCAGTCGTAAGACCAGGACGTATTATGTTTGAAGCTGATGGCGTTCCGTACGAAATCGCGAAAGAAGCATTGCGCTTGGCGGCACAAAAACTTCCGGTAAAATGTAAGTTTGTCGTGCGTAACGATTATGTTATACCTGGTAAATAA
- a CDS encoding 50S ribosomal protein L24, which yields MQKKLHIKIGDTVKVLSGESSGQEGTVLTIDRTKERATVGGVNVVKRHTKPSASEPQGGIIEKEGTIHISNLMVVVKGQASRTGRKLNDKGKLVRYSKKSGEEIK from the coding sequence ATGCAAAAGAAATTACACATCAAAATTGGCGACACTGTTAAAGTACTAAGCGGTGAGTCAAGCGGACAGGAAGGAACTGTCCTTACGATTGATAGAACAAAAGAACGTGCTACCGTTGGAGGAGTGAATGTTGTAAAACGTCACACGAAGCCTAGTGCTTCTGAACCTCAAGGTGGAATCATCGAGAAAGAAGGTACAATTCATATCTCTAACCTGATGGTAGTCGTAAAAGGACAAGCTTCTAGAACCGGTCGTAAGTTAAACGACAAAGGAAAGTTAGTACGTTATTCTAAAAAATCTGGAGAGGAGATCAAGTAA
- the fusA gene encoding elongation factor G, whose protein sequence is MARDLKFTRNIGIAAHIDAGKTTTTERILYYAGVNHKIGEVHDGGATMDWMEQEQERGITITSAATTVNWKYRNQNYHINIIDTPGHVDFTVEVNRSLRVLDGLVFLFSAVDGVEPQSETNWRLANNYNVPRIGFVNKMDRSGADFLNVCRQVKEMLGSHALPLQINIGDEDNFRGVVDLINFKGIEWNEHDMGMTFQEVEIPADIIEEARRLRSELLEAVAEFDETLMEKFFEDENSLTEREILTALRAATISGKVVPMMCGSSFKNKGVQAMLDMVMEILPSPLDNGSIIGTNPKTDEEEERLPSYDAPFAALAFKIATDPFVGRLCFIRAYSGVLPAGSYVYNTRSENKERISRIFQMHANKQNQIDELGAGDIGAVVGFKDIRTGDTLCAEGHPIILESMNFPEPVIGIAIEPKTQADSDRLSTGLNKLSEEDPTFRVNTDEETGQTIISGMGELHLEIIVDRLKREFKVEVNQGAPQVSYREDITANVDHREVYKKQSGGRGKFADILVKISPQTDPEKSGLEFVNSIKGGNIPREFIPSVEKGFKESMKNGVLAGFPVEAMKVELIDGSFHAVDSDSLSFEMAAKMAYRSALKQAKPILLEPIMKIEVVCPEENMGDIVGDLNRRRGMMRGMDDKHGSKVVKADVPLSEMFGYVTQLRTMSSGRATSSMEFSHFAEAPKNVAEEVISKVNGKVSA, encoded by the coding sequence ATGGCAAGAGATCTTAAATTCACAAGAAATATCGGTATCGCGGCTCACATTGATGCCGGGAAAACAACAACTACCGAGCGTATCCTTTACTATGCTGGTGTAAACCACAAAATTGGTGAGGTACATGACGGTGGTGCTACCATGGACTGGATGGAGCAAGAGCAGGAACGTGGTATTACCATTACTTCTGCTGCTACAACTGTGAACTGGAAATACAGAAATCAAAATTACCACATCAATATCATTGACACCCCGGGACACGTTGACTTTACAGTTGAGGTGAATCGTTCGTTACGTGTATTGGATGGTTTGGTATTCTTATTCTCTGCTGTTGATGGTGTTGAGCCTCAATCAGAGACTAACTGGCGTTTGGCCAATAACTACAATGTTCCACGTATCGGTTTCGTTAACAAAATGGACCGCTCAGGAGCAGACTTCTTAAATGTTTGTCGCCAGGTAAAAGAAATGTTGGGTAGCCACGCGTTGCCTTTACAAATCAATATCGGTGACGAAGATAACTTCAGAGGTGTTGTTGACTTGATCAACTTTAAAGGGATCGAGTGGAATGAGCACGATATGGGTATGACTTTCCAGGAAGTTGAGATCCCTGCTGATATCATTGAAGAAGCTCGTCGTTTAAGAAGCGAATTATTGGAAGCAGTTGCGGAGTTTGATGAAACGTTGATGGAGAAATTCTTCGAGGACGAAAATTCATTGACTGAGCGCGAGATTTTAACTGCATTACGTGCAGCTACAATTTCAGGAAAAGTAGTTCCGATGATGTGCGGTTCATCTTTCAAAAACAAAGGTGTTCAGGCAATGTTGGATATGGTAATGGAAATTCTTCCTTCTCCGTTGGATAATGGTTCTATCATTGGAACAAATCCTAAAACTGATGAAGAAGAAGAGCGTTTGCCATCTTACGATGCTCCGTTTGCGGCATTGGCATTTAAAATTGCAACCGATCCTTTCGTAGGTCGTTTGTGCTTTATCCGTGCTTACTCAGGTGTTCTTCCTGCAGGTTCTTATGTTTACAACACACGTTCCGAAAACAAGGAACGTATCTCCCGTATCTTCCAGATGCATGCTAACAAGCAAAATCAGATTGATGAGCTTGGTGCAGGTGATATTGGTGCCGTTGTAGGATTTAAAGATATCCGTACAGGTGATACATTGTGTGCAGAAGGTCATCCGATCATTTTGGAATCAATGAACTTCCCTGAGCCGGTAATCGGAATCGCTATTGAGCCTAAAACTCAGGCTGACTCTGACCGTTTGTCAACTGGTTTGAATAAATTGTCTGAAGAAGATCCAACGTTCCGTGTTAACACAGACGAAGAAACAGGACAAACAATCATTTCCGGAATGGGTGAGCTTCACTTGGAAATTATCGTTGACCGTTTGAAACGTGAGTTTAAGGTCGAGGTAAATCAGGGTGCACCACAAGTGTCTTACCGTGAAGATATTACTGCTAATGTTGATCACCGTGAAGTTTACAAAAAACAATCGGGTGGTCGCGGTAAATTTGCCGACATTTTGGTGAAAATTTCTCCTCAGACAGATCCTGAAAAAAGCGGATTGGAATTCGTTAACTCGATCAAAGGTGGTAACATTCCACGTGAATTTATTCCATCTGTAGAGAAAGGTTTCAAAGAATCCATGAAAAATGGTGTGCTTGCAGGTTTCCCTGTTGAAGCGATGAAAGTAGAGTTGATTGATGGTTCATTCCACGCGGTCGATTCAGATTCATTGTCGTTCGAGATGGCTGCTAAAATGGCTTACCGTTCAGCATTGAAACAAGCAAAACCGATCTTGTTGGAACCAATCATGAAAATTGAAGTTGTGTGTCCGGAAGAAAACATGGGTGATATCGTAGGTGACTTGAACCGTCGTCGTGGTATGATGCGTGGAATGGATGACAAACACGGATCTAAAGTCGTTAAGGCTGACGTTCCATTGTCTGAAATGTTCGGTTACGTAACACAATTGCGTACCATGTCATCAGGCCGTGCTACTTCTTCTATGGAATTCTCTCACTTCGCAGAGGCTCCTAAGAATGTTGCTGAAGAGGTTATATCAAAAGTTAATGGAAAAGTTTCCGCTTAA
- a CDS encoding 30S ribosomal protein S17 — protein sequence MEKRNLRKERIGTVTSDKMEKSIVVAVERKVKHPKYGKFVKKTTKFVAHDETNDCKIGDTVKIMETRPLSKNKNWRLVEIIERAK from the coding sequence ATGGAAAAGCGTAATTTAAGAAAAGAACGTATCGGGACTGTGACCAGCGATAAGATGGAAAAATCAATCGTTGTAGCTGTTGAACGTAAAGTAAAACACCCGAAGTACGGTAAGTTTGTGAAAAAAACTACTAAATTTGTCGCCCACGATGAAACCAACGATTGCAAAATCGGTGATACGGTGAAAATCATGGAGACCCGTCCCTTGTCTAAAAACAAGAACTGGAGATTAGTAGAAATTATTGAAAGAGCAAAATAA
- a CDS encoding 50S ribosomal protein L6, which translates to MSRIGKSPVTIPSGVEVKVEGSTVSVKGPKGQLQQELDSCVTINIEGSEITFTRASDAPDHRAKHGLYRSLVHNMIVGVSEGYKKEMEVIGVGYRATATGQLLELSLGYSHPIAIELPKEIKVSADTQKGKAPVVTLESYDKQLLGQVAAKIRSLRKPEPYKGKGIRFMGEEIRRKAGKSAGKK; encoded by the coding sequence ATGTCAAGGATAGGTAAATCCCCAGTAACAATCCCGAGTGGAGTTGAAGTAAAAGTGGAAGGAAGCACAGTTTCCGTGAAAGGCCCTAAAGGACAGTTGCAACAAGAACTCGATTCTTGTGTGACGATCAACATTGAAGGTTCCGAAATCACTTTTACCCGCGCGTCTGATGCGCCAGATCATAGAGCAAAGCATGGTTTATACCGTTCTTTGGTACATAACATGATTGTAGGTGTTTCCGAAGGGTATAAAAAGGAAATGGAGGTAATTGGTGTAGGTTATCGTGCCACTGCAACAGGTCAGCTGTTGGAGTTGTCACTAGGATACTCTCACCCTATTGCTATCGAACTTCCGAAAGAAATTAAGGTATCTGCAGATACTCAAAAAGGTAAAGCTCCGGTTGTGACTCTTGAGTCATACGATAAGCAACTTTTGGGTCAGGTAGCCGCCAAGATTCGTTCCCTTCGTAAACCTGAACCATACAAAGGAAAAGGTATTCGCTTCATGGGCGAAGAGATTAGAAGAAAAGCTGGTAAATCTGCAGGTAAAAAATAA
- a CDS encoding 50S ribosomal protein L23: protein MKSIIKKPIITEKATEATEKSNSFSFVVERTANKLEIKSAVEKMYGVNVVNVRTLTYGGGKSSTKFTNRGVVEQPSKVWKKAIITVAAGETIDLFN from the coding sequence ATGAAAAGTATTATTAAAAAGCCAATCATCACCGAGAAAGCAACTGAAGCTACTGAAAAGAGCAACAGTTTCTCATTCGTTGTTGAGAGAACGGCTAATAAGCTCGAAATTAAAAGTGCCGTCGAAAAGATGTACGGAGTTAACGTTGTTAATGTACGCACACTCACTTATGGCGGTGGTAAATCCTCTACAAAATTTACGAATAGAGGTGTCGTTGAGCAACCAAGTAAAGTATGGAAAAAAGCCATCATTACTGTTGCTGCAGGAGAAACGATTGATTTGTTTAACTAA
- a CDS encoding 30S ribosomal protein S10, producing the protein MSQKIRIKLKSYDHNLVDKSAEKIVKTVKATGAVVSGPIPLPTHKRIYTVLRSPHVNKKAREQFELCSYKRLLDIYSSSSKTVDALMRLELPSGVDVEIKV; encoded by the coding sequence ATGAGCCAAAAGATCAGAATTAAATTAAAATCATACGACCACAACTTAGTTGATAAGTCGGCTGAGAAAATCGTTAAAACCGTAAAAGCTACGGGAGCGGTAGTAAGTGGACCAATTCCACTTCCAACACACAAACGTATTTACACCGTATTGCGTTCTCCACACGTTAACAAAAAAGCACGTGAGCAGTTCGAATTGTGTTCTTACAAGCGTTTGCTGGATATCTACAGTTCTTCTTCAAAAACAGTAGATGCGTTAATGCGATTGGAGCTTCCGAGTGGAGTTGATGTAGAAATTAAAGTGTGA
- a CDS encoding 50S ribosomal protein L5, whose translation MSYSPRLKDQYRAEIIPALVEKFGYKTVMRVPRLQKIVISQGLGDAVADKKIIDHAIADVSRIAGQKAVATNSKKDVSNFKLRKGMPIGTKVTLRGDKMYDFLDRFIAIALPRTRDFRGVNAKGFDGRGNFNLGVKEHIIFPEIDIDKVNKILGMDITFVTSAESDEEGRALLDAFGFPFIKK comes from the coding sequence ATGAGTTATTCACCAAGACTAAAAGATCAGTACCGTGCAGAGATTATTCCTGCATTGGTTGAGAAATTTGGGTACAAAACAGTAATGCGTGTACCTAGATTGCAGAAGATCGTTATCAGCCAGGGATTGGGTGATGCGGTTGCTGACAAAAAAATCATTGACCATGCTATCGCAGATGTTTCACGCATCGCTGGGCAAAAAGCAGTAGCAACGAATTCTAAAAAAGACGTTTCAAACTTCAAATTGCGTAAAGGAATGCCGATCGGTACGAAAGTTACGCTTCGCGGAGATAAAATGTACGACTTCTTAGATCGTTTCATTGCCATCGCTTTGCCTCGTACACGTGACTTCCGTGGTGTAAATGCCAAAGGATTTGACGGACGCGGAAACTTTAACTTAGGTGTTAAAGAACACATCATTTTCCCGGAGATCGACATCGACAAGGTGAACAAGATCTTAGGAATGGATATCACATTTGTTACATCAGCTGAGAGCGACGAAGAAGGAAGAGCACTATTAGATGCATTCGGATTCCCGTTCATTAAAAAATAA
- a CDS encoding 30S ribosomal protein S14, with product MAKESMKARERKREKMVAKFAAKRAELKAAGDWDALQQLPANSSKVRLHNRCGLTGRPRGYMRQFGISRVTFREMALAGKIPGVKKASW from the coding sequence ATGGCTAAGGAATCAATGAAAGCGCGTGAGCGCAAAAGAGAAAAAATGGTAGCGAAATTTGCCGCAAAACGCGCTGAATTGAAAGCTGCCGGTGATTGGGATGCTTTGCAGCAATTGCCAGCGAACTCTTCTAAAGTTCGTTTGCACAACCGTTGTGGTTTGACCGGTCGTCCTCGTGGTTATATGCGTCAGTTTGGTATTTCACGTGTTACTTTCCGTGAAATGGCCTTGGCTGGTAAAATCCCGGGTGTTAAAAAAGCAAGTTGGTAA
- a CDS encoding 50S ribosomal protein L18 — MAFSKLNRRAKIKRRIRKKISGTAQLPRLSVYRSNKQIYAQLIDDTNGVTLVAASSYNNKAADKKNKIDQAAVVGKEIAEKAVKAGVESVVFDRNGYLYHGRVKSLADSAREGGLKF, encoded by the coding sequence ATGGCATTTAGTAAATTAAACAGAAGAGCAAAAATTAAGCGAAGAATCAGAAAGAAAATTTCTGGTACAGCTCAGTTGCCTCGTTTGTCTGTATATCGTTCCAACAAGCAAATCTATGCGCAGTTGATCGATGATACAAACGGAGTTACTCTGGTTGCAGCATCTTCATACAACAACAAAGCAGCTGATAAGAAAAACAAAATCGATCAGGCAGCTGTTGTAGGAAAAGAAATCGCTGAAAAAGCAGTGAAAGCTGGCGTTGAGTCAGTAGTGTTTGATCGTAATGGTTATTTGTACCACGGTCGCGTTAAATCATTAGCCGATTCAGCTAGAGAAGGCGGACTTAAATTTTAA
- the rpsH gene encoding 30S ribosomal protein S8: protein MYTDPIADYLTRIRNASAARLKMVEIPGSNVKRAMTAILFDQGYIANYKFEDDDKQGVIKIALKYNPSTKVPAITKIQRASRPGLRKYSASAEMPRVLNGLGIAIVSTSRGVITDKEARKENVGGEVLCYVY from the coding sequence ATGTATACAGATCCTATTGCAGATTATCTGACACGAATTCGTAATGCAAGTGCAGCTCGTTTGAAAATGGTAGAAATTCCAGGTTCAAACGTAAAACGCGCAATGACCGCGATCTTATTCGATCAAGGTTATATCGCGAATTACAAATTCGAAGACGATGACAAACAAGGCGTGATTAAAATCGCTTTGAAGTACAATCCATCTACTAAAGTTCCAGCGATCACGAAAATTCAACGTGCATCACGTCCGGGACTTCGTAAATATAGCGCCTCAGCTGAAATGCCACGTGTATTGAACGGTTTGGGAATCGCTATCGTTTCTACTTCAAGAGGTGTAATCACAGACAAAGAAGCAAGAAAAGAAAACGTTGGTGGAGAAGTTCTCTGCTACGTATATTAA
- a CDS encoding 50S ribosomal protein L14, translating to MIQSESRLAVADNSGAKEVLVIRVLGGTKRRYASVGDKIVVAVKSAMPSGAVKKGSVAKAVIVRTRKEVRRPDGSYIRFDDNACVILNQAGEMRGTRIFGPVARELRENNYMKIVSLAPEVL from the coding sequence ATGATACAATCAGAATCAAGACTTGCAGTTGCTGACAATTCAGGTGCGAAAGAAGTATTGGTCATCCGTGTATTGGGTGGTACAAAACGTCGTTACGCATCGGTTGGAGACAAAATTGTCGTAGCTGTTAAGAGCGCAATGCCCTCTGGTGCCGTGAAAAAAGGATCGGTCGCTAAGGCGGTTATTGTAAGAACACGCAAGGAGGTTCGCCGTCCTGACGGTTCTTACATTCGTTTCGATGATAACGCTTGCGTTATCTTGAATCAGGCGGGGGAGATGAGAGGAACCCGTATTTTTGGACCTGTAGCTCGCGAGCTTCGTGAAAACAATTACATGAAAATTGTTTCACTTGCTCCTGAAGTACTTTAA
- a CDS encoding 50S ribosomal protein L22 gives MGARKRLRADKLKEEKSLTAIAQLNNSSISPRKMRLVADLVRGVEVNKALNILQHNAKDASLSLSKLLRSAIANWEAKNEGKSIEDEKLVVETIEVGSAGMLKRIQTAPQGRAYRVRKRANHVTIVVGSKDGVSSTN, from the coding sequence ATGGGCGCTAGAAAAAGATTAAGAGCTGACAAATTAAAAGAAGAGAAGAGCTTGACTGCCATCGCGCAGTTGAACAACTCTTCAATTTCTCCGCGCAAAATGAGATTGGTTGCAGATCTTGTACGCGGTGTTGAAGTCAACAAAGCTCTAAACATATTGCAACACAATGCAAAAGATGCTTCGTTGAGCTTATCCAAATTATTGCGTTCTGCAATTGCAAACTGGGAAGCGAAAAACGAAGGGAAAAGCATTGAAGATGAAAAATTAGTGGTAGAGACTATTGAAGTTGGAAGCGCTGGTATGTTGAAACGTATCCAGACTGCTCCTCAAGGTAGAGCTTACCGAGTTCGTAAACGGGCTAACCACGTTACTATCGTAGTCGGTTCAAAAGACGGCGTTAGCAGCACAAATTAA